One genomic segment of Bacteroidota bacterium includes these proteins:
- the corA gene encoding magnesium/cobalt transporter CorA: MSKKKHRSRTVTKRPVIQQRTMPGAEPGFFDIGEREECPLVRVYSFSQTEYHENMFNSTETLFKYLDAETTLIHWVDVSGYGNKNFFSKMAARFGLHDLQIEDVVSQQQRPKVEEFDTHLFILSRMKYTNAERIFIDEQVSMFVFENLVLSFQDYEEDCLQPVRDRLKKANSRIRLGDAFFLAYSIQDAIIDNYFPLLDILSDALTELEDEILANPGKEVLTEMQNIKRLLIDLRKSIWPEKDKMNELLRSHYKMVKPEYEIYLRDTYDHCVQIMDLIETNKEIAHSIMDVYLNSVNNKLSEVMKVLTVISSVFIPLTFIVGVYGMNFSATDKAGQELPFNMPELYHPWGYAAIMVLMLFIAIAQLLYFKRKKWL; the protein is encoded by the coding sequence ATGTCTAAGAAAAAACACCGTAGCAGAACGGTTACAAAACGACCCGTTATACAGCAACGAACAATGCCCGGTGCAGAGCCGGGTTTTTTTGATATCGGTGAGCGCGAAGAATGCCCTTTGGTAAGGGTGTACTCATTCAGTCAAACTGAGTATCACGAAAACATGTTTAACAGCACCGAAACGCTGTTTAAGTATTTGGATGCGGAAACTACTCTCATACATTGGGTGGATGTTTCAGGCTACGGTAATAAGAATTTTTTCAGCAAAATGGCGGCTCGATTTGGTTTGCACGATTTGCAGATTGAAGATGTGGTGAGCCAGCAACAACGCCCCAAGGTTGAAGAGTTTGATACGCATTTGTTTATCCTTTCGAGGATGAAATACACCAATGCCGAAAGGATATTTATTGATGAGCAGGTGAGTATGTTTGTTTTTGAAAACCTTGTATTGAGTTTTCAGGATTACGAAGAAGATTGCTTGCAACCTGTGCGCGACCGTTTGAAGAAGGCTAACAGCCGAATACGACTTGGCGATGCTTTCTTTTTGGCCTACAGCATACAAGACGCCATTATTGATAACTACTTTCCCTTGTTGGATATACTTTCGGATGCGCTTACCGAGCTTGAGGACGAAATATTGGCAAACCCCGGCAAAGAGGTGCTTACCGAAATGCAAAATATTAAACGTTTGCTGATTGATTTGCGAAAAAGTATCTGGCCTGAGAAGGATAAGATGAATGAATTGCTGCGGTCGCACTACAAAATGGTGAAACCCGAATACGAAATATACTTGCGGGATACCTACGACCACTGTGTGCAAATAATGGATTTGATAGAGACCAACAAAGAAATTGCCCACAGCATTATGGATGTTTATCTGAACAGTGTTAATAATAAATTGAGCGAAGTGATGAAGGTTTTAACAGTGATAAGCAGCGTGTTTATCCCCTTAACATTTATTGTTGGGGTGTACGGAATGAACTTCTCAGCTACTGATAAAGCAGGCCAAGAGCTGCCTTTTAACATGCCTGAATTATATCATCCTTGGGGCTATGCAGCGATTATGGTACTAATGTTGTTTATAGCAATAGCACAGTTACTGTATTTTAAGCGCAAAAAATGGTTGTAA
- a CDS encoding RNA methyltransferase yields the protein MLTKSQIQLVKSLRSKKFRQKYNQFIVEGEKAVEELLQSNFLVVEVFGTSEWETLHLHKLRQIPFTRVKNDELERLSGFEQPNKVLAIVQIPDSTFSNKVFEQPITIALDFIQDPGNLGTIIRIADWYGVNDIVCSLNCVDVFNPKVINATMGSYARVNVHYVDLEATLAPYKNRLYACVMDGEPVYNIKQVNNPIIIIGNEGKGVSDEIIALSANKISIPRRGGAESLNAGVATAVIVDNLARILP from the coding sequence ATGCTTACAAAATCCCAAATTCAACTGGTAAAGTCGCTGCGTTCAAAAAAGTTCAGGCAAAAATACAACCAATTTATTGTTGAGGGAGAAAAAGCCGTTGAGGAGTTGCTACAAAGTAATTTTTTGGTGGTTGAAGTGTTTGGCACAAGCGAGTGGGAAACCTTGCATTTACATAAGTTGAGGCAAATACCCTTTACCCGTGTGAAGAACGATGAATTGGAGCGTTTAAGCGGGTTTGAGCAGCCTAATAAAGTGTTGGCCATTGTGCAAATACCCGATAGTACCTTCAGCAATAAAGTATTTGAACAGCCGATAACCATTGCCCTTGATTTTATTCAAGACCCGGGGAACTTGGGTACAATTATCCGTATTGCCGATTGGTACGGGGTTAACGATATTGTTTGCAGCCTTAATTGTGTAGATGTGTTTAACCCCAAAGTGATTAATGCCACAATGGGCAGCTACGCAAGGGTGAACGTACACTATGTGGACTTGGAAGCTACATTAGCACCCTATAAAAACCGTTTGTATGCCTGCGTAATGGACGGAGAACCCGTGTACAACATCAAACAGGTTAATAATCCGATAATCATCATCGGGAACGAAGGTAAAGGGGTAAGCGATGAAATAATTGCCCTTTCAGCTAATAAAATAAGCATACCCCGTAGGGGAGGGGCTGAATCGCTGAATGCAGGGGTGGCTACGGCTGTGATTGTTGATAACCTGGCGAGAATTCTTCCATAG
- a CDS encoding phosphoesterase, producing the protein MIWFTSDHHLGHKNIIKYTNRPFNDVKEMDEELIRRWNERVQPDDEVYHLGDLGLGWPKELRKQLARMNGKIYLILGNHDSAALKCTERFEWIKDYHELVVEDADAPGGKQLIVLFHYAMRVWHNSHRGAFHLYGHSHGSLEDLTDWRSFDVGVDSHNFYPINYEEVKAIMLKKNWTPPFSDRRDV; encoded by the coding sequence ATGATTTGGTTTACATCTGACCATCACTTAGGTCATAAAAACATTATTAAGTACACCAATCGTCCGTTTAACGATGTAAAAGAAATGGACGAGGAGTTGATTAGACGCTGGAATGAGCGTGTGCAACCCGATGATGAGGTGTATCACTTGGGCGATTTAGGCTTAGGCTGGCCCAAAGAATTAAGGAAACAATTAGCCCGTATGAACGGGAAAATATACTTGATATTGGGCAACCACGACTCGGCAGCATTAAAATGCACTGAGAGGTTTGAGTGGATTAAAGACTATCACGAATTGGTTGTTGAGGATGCTGATGCACCCGGAGGCAAGCAGTTGATAGTATTGTTTCACTACGCTATGCGTGTGTGGCACAACAGCCACCGCGGAGCTTTTCACTTGTATGGTCACTCGCACGGCAGTTTAGAAGATTTGACCGATTGGCGCTCGTTTGATGTGGGCGTTGATAGTCACAATTTTTACCCGATAAACTACGAGGAAGTGAAAGCCATTATGTTGAAAAAGAACTGGACACCGCCTTTTAGTGATAGAAGAGATGTGTAG
- a CDS encoding Na+:solute symporter — protein sequence MILTLTDWAIVAAYLVLSLWIGLRYRERASKNLESFFLGGRNLPWYIAGISMVATTFAADTPLAVAELVGTKGIAGNWLWWSFLMGGMLTTFFFARLWRRSGVVTEIELIELRYGGKTAGFLRGFKAIYLGFFMNILVLGWVNFAFITILKVFFGIDDIAQLILITGGVMLLTAFYSSLSGLLGVAITDVVQFIIAMGGCIVLTVIVVNSDQIGGIEGLKAKLPASSLEFFPTISSGEGVATTLSLTIGSFLAYVGVMWWSSWYPGQEPGGGGYVAQRMMSAKNERHSLLATLFFQIGHYCIRPWPWILVGLCALVLYPELGADEKGKGFVLAMKDFLPSGLRGLLFVAFLAAYMSTVSTQLNWGASYLVNDFYKRFLNPAATDKKLVKASQITTLLLMLVSLFASIYITSVKSVWEFILEAGAGLGLVLILRWYWWRINAWSEIAATITPFFVYGVLTAFKADWGIAFPDTFFITVCITTLVWIIITFITKPESDTTLQTFYARVQPGGWWDKFSLARTAVKVNHAYLWLCWLSGCVFTYSILFLTGKLLLHEWQQAIAFAISATVSFSILWWAAKKDGVLS from the coding sequence ATGATACTTACCCTTACTGATTGGGCAATTGTTGCCGCATACCTTGTTCTTAGCCTTTGGATAGGGCTGCGTTACAGAGAAAGGGCATCCAAAAACCTTGAGAGCTTCTTTTTAGGAGGTCGCAATTTGCCGTGGTATATAGCAGGTATAAGCATGGTGGCTACCACCTTTGCTGCTGATACTCCGCTGGCTGTTGCTGAACTGGTGGGCACAAAAGGCATTGCAGGTAACTGGCTTTGGTGGAGTTTTTTGATGGGGGGTATGCTTACTACCTTCTTTTTTGCGCGCTTGTGGCGACGCAGCGGTGTTGTTACCGAAATTGAATTGATTGAACTGCGGTATGGTGGCAAAACCGCAGGCTTTTTGCGCGGTTTTAAAGCGATATACCTCGGCTTTTTTATGAATATTTTGGTGTTGGGCTGGGTGAACTTTGCCTTTATAACCATATTGAAAGTATTTTTCGGGATTGATGATATCGCACAACTAATACTTATTACAGGCGGTGTAATGCTGCTCACGGCTTTCTACTCTTCACTTTCAGGATTATTGGGCGTGGCCATTACCGATGTGGTACAGTTTATTATTGCGATGGGCGGTTGTATTGTACTGACTGTTATTGTAGTAAACTCTGACCAAATAGGCGGCATTGAAGGCTTAAAAGCAAAGCTGCCTGCCTCAAGCCTTGAATTTTTCCCTACCATTAGCTCGGGCGAAGGTGTTGCAACCACCCTATCCCTCACCATAGGCAGCTTTTTAGCCTATGTGGGTGTAATGTGGTGGAGCAGTTGGTATCCCGGCCAAGAACCGGGAGGTGGCGGCTATGTGGCTCAACGCATGATGAGCGCCAAGAACGAACGTCACTCGCTACTTGCCACATTGTTCTTTCAGATAGGACATTATTGTATACGCCCTTGGCCATGGATTTTAGTAGGCTTGTGCGCCTTGGTGCTGTATCCTGAATTGGGTGCGGATGAAAAAGGAAAAGGGTTTGTGCTGGCCATGAAAGACTTTTTACCAAGCGGCTTGCGCGGCTTGCTGTTTGTTGCATTTTTGGCGGCATACATGAGTACAGTGAGTACACAGCTTAACTGGGGAGCCAGCTACTTAGTAAATGATTTTTACAAGCGGTTCCTAAACCCCGCTGCCACGGATAAGAAACTGGTAAAAGCATCACAAATAACCACGCTATTACTCATGCTGGTTTCATTATTTGCCAGCATTTATATCACTTCAGTAAAATCGGTTTGGGAGTTTATTTTAGAAGCGGGTGCAGGTTTGGGTCTTGTGCTGATACTGCGTTGGTATTGGTGGCGCATCAACGCGTGGAGCGAAATTGCAGCAACCATTACCCCGTTTTTTGTGTACGGCGTATTAACTGCTTTTAAAGCCGACTGGGGTATTGCTTTTCCTGATACATTCTTCATTACCGTATGCATTACCACACTTGTTTGGATAATAATAACATTCATTACCAAACCTGAATCCGATACCACGCTGCAAACCTTTTATGCACGGGTGCAACCCGGTGGCTGGTGGGACAAATTTAGCCTTGCCAGAACCGCCGTAAAAGTAAACCACGCTTACCTTTGGCTGTGCTGGCTATCGGGTTGTGTATTCACTTACAGCATTTTGTTTTTAACAGGCAAACTGCTGCTGCATGAGTGGCAACAAGCAATTGCTTTTGCAATAAGTGCCACAGTTTCTTTTAGCATCTTGTGGTGGGCTGCAAAAAAAGACGGGGTATTAAGCTAA
- a CDS encoding BamA/TamA family outer membrane protein produces MVTVAKVLPAVVFLCICLSGCRLTQELKEDELLVNKVKIKGIEDNTLEDGAKLLQKQKPNKRLFGFWRFYLRAYNYGMRGDTSRRFRKYIRENIGEPPVIMDTAKLGETNRQIKAYLFNNGYFDADVKFTIDTAGRRHKMASITYFVEQKLPYTIDTIEYNIDDRTLNYVVVGDLQNSLLKEGQIFSKEKVAEERERITKKLRNEGYYFFNKEYVQYTVINTGKGHHVNVNAQIRNPDVFVSHKRYKISRIYVNVVNPSTDELEDSTVVGFKETSENLWLNLNGYHLNKDVLMREIVIQPGDVFSQNNVDITYNKLNNIQLLRQTSINFEKDTVENRLVCYINLFPGKRHEYILEPQIISSDQNNAVEQNNLRNYGLANVITYRNRNLLRSAEMLELRYRVSLEGQFRNNDSIPFFSNIEHNVTTTLALPRARLFPFFKRWFLSTGDRSSFVGNYIYESNIDFKRNVLSLGYNQTYYNIFNNFNLSFAEVSYNRTDAKRNFLALVNPADSIFIANLFTTNLILNSRFTWTYSDRPISRTGTYFSSKLIVESAGWTLRHFMRATNQPLPADGIYKIDNVNFEQFVKIDADVRYTHSLNELNALAYRGHIGVGLPYGNSTIMPFVRRYFIGGANSLRGWRPRTLGPGSFDNSLGGVRADRSGEVIIEAQAEYRFTLIRNLLQGALFADAGNIWYTHPLAGRQGVEINPNTFLGQMAVSGGLGIRFDFSFFVLRFDFGVPLRSPDLPADDRWLLNDYANGSKKILRSTILNLGLGYPF; encoded by the coding sequence ATGGTTACGGTGGCAAAGGTATTGCCTGCCGTGGTTTTTTTATGCATTTGTTTATCGGGCTGCAGATTAACCCAAGAACTTAAAGAAGATGAACTACTGGTAAACAAAGTTAAAATCAAGGGAATTGAAGATAATACCTTAGAAGACGGGGCAAAACTGCTGCAAAAACAAAAGCCCAATAAACGCCTTTTCGGGTTTTGGCGGTTTTACTTAAGAGCTTATAACTATGGAATGCGTGGTGATACTTCGCGCCGCTTTAGAAAATACATCCGCGAAAACATTGGCGAACCTCCGGTGATAATGGACACTGCCAAACTGGGTGAAACAAATCGCCAAATAAAAGCTTACCTGTTTAATAACGGTTATTTTGATGCCGATGTAAAATTCACTATTGATACTGCCGGCCGCCGTCACAAAATGGCAAGCATTACCTATTTTGTTGAGCAAAAACTCCCCTACACCATTGATACGATTGAATACAACATCGATGACCGTACACTGAATTATGTGGTGGTTGGGGATTTACAAAACTCGTTACTGAAAGAAGGCCAGATTTTCAGCAAAGAAAAAGTAGCTGAAGAACGGGAACGCATAACAAAAAAACTACGCAACGAGGGGTATTACTTTTTCAATAAAGAGTATGTACAATACACCGTAATTAATACGGGAAAAGGACACCACGTAAATGTAAATGCCCAAATACGTAATCCCGATGTTTTTGTAAGCCATAAACGGTATAAAATCAGCCGCATTTATGTGAACGTAGTAAACCCGTCAACTGATGAGTTGGAAGACTCTACGGTAGTAGGATTTAAAGAAACATCCGAAAACCTGTGGCTGAACCTTAATGGTTATCACTTGAACAAAGATGTGCTGATGCGTGAAATTGTGATACAACCGGGGGATGTATTCAGCCAAAACAATGTAGATATTACCTACAACAAACTGAACAACATACAGTTGTTGAGGCAAACCAGCATCAACTTTGAAAAAGACACTGTAGAAAACCGTTTGGTGTGCTACATTAACCTATTTCCGGGCAAACGTCACGAGTATATTCTTGAACCTCAGATTATATCATCCGACCAAAACAACGCCGTTGAGCAAAACAACTTGCGTAACTACGGTTTGGCGAATGTTATTACCTACCGCAACAGAAATCTGCTGCGCAGTGCAGAAATGCTGGAGCTTCGCTACCGTGTTTCGTTAGAAGGCCAGTTCAGAAACAACGATAGTATCCCTTTTTTCAGTAACATAGAGCATAACGTAACCACAACTTTAGCGCTGCCCCGCGCAAGGCTATTCCCCTTTTTTAAACGCTGGTTTTTATCAACCGGAGACCGTTCGTCGTTCGTAGGAAATTATATTTACGAATCAAACATCGACTTTAAGCGCAACGTGCTTTCGTTAGGTTACAACCAAACGTACTACAACATATTTAATAATTTCAACCTGTCGTTTGCCGAAGTATCGTATAACCGCACCGATGCTAAGCGCAACTTTTTAGCGTTGGTAAACCCTGCGGATAGTATTTTTATTGCCAACCTGTTTACCACCAACCTAATATTAAACTCACGCTTTACTTGGACATACAGCGACCGACCCATTAGCCGCACAGGCACTTATTTTTCATCTAAACTGATTGTAGAGTCTGCCGGGTGGACGTTGCGACATTTTATGAGGGCTACCAACCAACCCCTTCCTGCTGATGGCATTTACAAGATTGATAACGTGAACTTTGAGCAGTTTGTGAAGATTGATGCCGATGTGCGCTATACACACAGCCTAAACGAACTGAACGCGCTTGCTTACCGCGGGCACATAGGTGTAGGCCTGCCCTACGGAAACTCAACCATTATGCCCTTTGTGCGCCGTTATTTTATAGGGGGTGCTAACAGCTTACGCGGATGGCGTCCGCGTACGTTAGGACCGGGTAGTTTTGATAACAGCCTTGGCGGCGTAAGAGCCGACCGTAGCGGTGAAGTAATTATTGAGGCTCAAGCTGAATACCGCTTTACTTTGATTAGAAATTTGTTGCAAGGTGCGTTGTTTGCTGATGCGGGAAACATTTGGTACACTCATCCCTTAGCCGGAAGGCAGGGCGTTGAAATTAACCCAAATACATTTTTGGGACAAATGGCAGTGAGTGGCGGATTAGGCATTCGTTTCGATTTCTCGTTTTTTGTATTGAGGTTTGATTTCGGGGTACCCCTACGCAGTCCCGATTTACCGGCTGATGACCGCTGGTTGCTGAATGATTACGCCAACGGCTCAAAAAAGATTTTACGTTCAACCATACTTAACTTAGGATTAGGATACCCATTTTAA
- a CDS encoding quinone-dependent dihydroorotate dehydrogenase: MFTVIRPLLFLLSPENAHQFTMKIMDALVSFPITGAIVKAMYKTKTNPVTIAGITFPNKVGLAAGFDKNAKHVHTLAALGFGHIEVGTVTPLPQPGNDKPRLFRLPKDKALINRMGFNNQGVDVMADRLKNLPKGVIIGGNIGKNKVTPNEDAASDYEKCFKRLYDVVHYFTVNVSSPNTPNLRQLQDREPLTALLNRLVALRTQNVQSGKLSKPIFLKIAPDLTNEQLDEIVEIVKDSGIDGIVATNTTISRELLTTSKAEVEAIGAGGVSGAPLTQHSTQVVAYLHKKSNGAIPIIAAGGIMTHADAQAKLDAGASLVQLYTGFIYGGPGLVKSVGNL, translated from the coding sequence ATGTTTACCGTTATACGCCCGCTTTTATTTTTATTGAGTCCTGAAAATGCTCACCAGTTTACCATGAAGATTATGGATGCACTGGTTTCTTTCCCCATTACAGGAGCCATTGTAAAAGCAATGTACAAGACCAAAACCAACCCCGTTACCATTGCAGGTATCACATTCCCCAACAAAGTGGGTTTGGCTGCAGGCTTTGATAAAAATGCCAAACACGTGCATACTTTAGCCGCCTTGGGTTTTGGGCACATAGAAGTGGGAACGGTTACTCCCCTGCCCCAGCCCGGTAATGATAAGCCCCGCCTGTTCAGGCTGCCAAAAGATAAAGCGCTTATCAACCGTATGGGTTTTAACAACCAAGGAGTTGATGTAATGGCCGACCGCTTGAAAAACCTTCCAAAAGGAGTGATTATTGGCGGTAACATCGGTAAAAATAAAGTTACCCCAAACGAAGATGCCGCCAGTGATTACGAAAAGTGCTTTAAACGTTTGTATGATGTGGTGCATTATTTCACCGTAAACGTAAGCTCACCCAACACACCCAACCTTCGCCAGTTGCAAGACCGCGAACCTTTAACAGCATTGCTTAACCGCTTGGTAGCGTTGCGTACCCAAAATGTACAAAGTGGAAAACTAAGCAAACCTATATTCTTAAAAATTGCTCCCGATTTGACCAATGAACAATTGGACGAGATTGTAGAAATAGTAAAAGACAGCGGTATCGACGGCATTGTAGCTACTAATACCACCATTAGTCGCGAGTTGCTTACTACCTCAAAAGCCGAAGTTGAAGCCATAGGTGCAGGCGGTGTTAGCGGTGCTCCGCTTACCCAACACAGCACGCAAGTGGTGGCTTATCTTCATAAAAAAAGTAACGGAGCAATACCCATTATAGCCGCAGGCGGAATAATGACCCATGCTGATGCACAAGCCAAATTAGATGCAGGTGCCAGCTTGGTACAGCTATACACAGGGTTTATTTACGGCGGCCCCGGTTTGGTAAAAAGCGTTGGAAATCTGTAA
- the pfkA gene encoding 6-phosphofructokinase, producing MKKIGVFTSGGDSPGMNACVRAAVRTGVFRGVEMVGIMRGYSGMIEGDFIPLGADAVGNIIQRGGTILKSARSKEFMTPEGRKQAYENLKKQGIEGLVCIGGDGTFTGADIFFKEYGIPSMGAPGTIDNDLYGTDYTIGFDTAVNTALDAIDKIRDTADSHDRVFFVEVMGRHSGSIALEVAVAGGASAVLLPEVNDDIDTLKDIFNERKRKKSFSIIVVAEGDEDGGAYKVAEELKKQFPDIDTRVSILGHIQRGGNPTANDRVLATRLGAACVEALLNGETGKMAGVLNSQVVLTPFSEAIKKRKPLPDILQLLQYTNV from the coding sequence ATGAAAAAGATTGGAGTTTTTACATCAGGAGGGGATTCGCCCGGTATGAATGCTTGTGTGCGTGCAGCAGTACGTACAGGTGTTTTTCGCGGTGTTGAGATGGTAGGTATCATGCGCGGTTACAGCGGCATGATAGAAGGGGATTTTATTCCCTTGGGAGCGGATGCAGTGGGTAATATTATCCAGCGCGGAGGAACGATACTTAAATCGGCACGCAGCAAAGAGTTTATGACGCCGGAAGGACGTAAGCAAGCCTATGAGAACCTTAAAAAGCAAGGTATTGAGGGGTTGGTATGTATAGGTGGCGATGGGACGTTTACAGGGGCTGATATCTTCTTTAAGGAATACGGCATCCCGTCGATGGGTGCGCCCGGCACTATTGACAATGATTTATACGGAACCGATTACACTATCGGGTTTGATACAGCAGTAAATACTGCACTGGATGCAATTGATAAAATACGTGATACGGCCGATAGCCACGACCGCGTGTTTTTTGTAGAGGTGATGGGAAGGCATAGTGGCTCCATTGCCCTTGAGGTGGCAGTAGCAGGGGGAGCGTCAGCAGTGCTTTTGCCTGAAGTGAATGATGATATTGATACGCTGAAGGATATTTTTAACGAGCGTAAACGCAAAAAGAGCTTTTCGATTATTGTGGTAGCAGAAGGAGACGAAGATGGAGGTGCTTACAAAGTAGCTGAGGAGTTAAAGAAACAGTTTCCTGATATTGATACCCGTGTGAGCATTCTTGGTCACATACAGCGCGGCGGCAATCCTACAGCAAACGACCGCGTTTTGGCTACTCGCTTGGGAGCGGCCTGTGTAGAAGCTTTGTTAAACGGTGAAACAGGTAAGATGGCGGGAGTACTAAATAGCCAAGTGGTACTTACGCCTTTTAGCGAGGCCATAAAAAAACGCAAGCCATTGCCTGATATTTTGCAGTTGTTACAATATACCAACGTGTAA
- a CDS encoding YigZ family protein yields the protein MPAKSGHALFKDRGSKFFAYAFVVFTEGDIKKCLDELKKQYSDATHHCYAWILNPDKSAQRANDDGEPANTAGKPILRQILSKGLTNTLVVVVRYFGGTLLGAGGLITAYGEAAKLALDDAGKEEKQIEGVFEAVYDYGVENDVFRFLRTLGGNISSVDKQEKATVSFTVRKSKVEEVNNLWHDFRNFELKFIGYQ from the coding sequence ATTCCCGCAAAAAGCGGACACGCCTTGTTTAAAGACAGGGGAAGCAAATTTTTTGCCTATGCTTTTGTTGTGTTTACTGAGGGGGATATTAAAAAATGCTTGGATGAACTGAAAAAGCAATACTCCGATGCTACCCACCATTGTTACGCTTGGATTCTGAACCCTGATAAAAGCGCACAACGGGCCAATGATGATGGTGAGCCGGCAAACACCGCGGGCAAGCCGATTTTAAGGCAAATACTATCCAAAGGGTTGACCAATACATTAGTAGTAGTGGTGCGGTACTTTGGCGGTACATTATTGGGGGCAGGCGGGTTGATTACTGCCTATGGCGAAGCCGCAAAACTTGCTCTTGACGATGCCGGAAAAGAAGAGAAACAAATTGAAGGAGTTTTTGAGGCGGTATATGATTACGGGGTTGAAAATGATGTTTTTAGATTTTTAAGAACCCTTGGCGGAAATATTTCGTCAGTAGATAAACAGGAGAAGGCCACCGTTAGTTTTACCGTGCGAAAATCGAAGGTAGAAGAGGTGAATAACCTTTGGCACGACTTCCGTAATTTCGAACTTAAATTTATCGGGTATCAATGA